The DNA window GAAGTGTGAAGAAGAAAGCCAGAGCAGCATCCATTACCAGCCGGCCATAGATAATATTTGTTTCTAACAGCTTTATGTATCCATTTGGGCTGTGATTTATCAAGCCCAAAGCTGCAGTTTTAAGTACATCTGGCTGACATTTTAATGGTGCATCAATCACACGGTGTCATGTGATAACACTTTGAGATCATCCACCTCCTCTGAGCCtcggagaggagggggggggtccaatAAATTGGCTGCAATCCCAGGAAAATGATGAGAACCGACTCAGAATCCAAAACCAGCTCAACGTATGAATGTTCTCAAAATTCATGCAAATCAAATTTAATTGAGGTTATTTTTGTTCTACAGAGGCAATAATGGAGTGAATACGGGCCTACTCCTGTGCCAGTTTCTAAACTGTGGTTTAAAGCCCGTggaggaacaacaacaacaacaacaacaacccatgttttttttataagcTGCAGATTAATAATGGCAATGTgggtatttttattttcttgttttcacaGAAACAATCCTGGATCGTcaggttaaaaataaagaaactcCACGTCAGGGTGATTATTTAACGTCGGCGCTGCACCTGGAAACCCGCTGAAAAGCCCTGACAGATTTCATTCTTTTTCCACTCTGGGCGACTCAGACGCAGGAGATTTGCTTTTAAAAGGGAGACGAGCGAGGGGGAAGGCGGGTATAAAAATCAATGAGGCTTTTCAAAGGCAACAAGGAAAAAGTGCGGCTCAGCCTGCAATTAAACAAGAGCGCTGCTGGTGTTTGAGCGACGACATGCTGCAGGTGCCCTCCACTCCACACAATCAATTACCGGATCGATGCGGCGACATGATACAATTCCAGGATGGAAAGCGGAACGTGGGAGTCGCTCCGTGTCATGTGTTTCAGGTGTTTACAATAATACAGCTCAAGCAGATCTATACGACCTGGGCGTGTTGGAACCAGCGGTGAGGCCCAGAGCGGACGGATCGTCCAGGAGGAAGCCACATCTGGAAGGTTTGGTCCAGAGGGCTAATGGGGGGACTCCCATCTGGAGATGAGCCACAAAGATTCCAATaaagcggcagcagcagaacacacacggCTGCCAGACAAATACAGCTTTGGCTCCCACTGCGCGGAGTCATGGCGGTTTGATGATGTCCATCAACAGCTGCGCCACCAGCCCACATGAATGTCACCcacatggggggtggggggcgggtgTGGGGGGTGTCTCTGACACATTTTACTTGTAGCTGATGTCAAAATGCCAGCAGAACCGACAGCGCTTCAGTCCTTTTGCTTCGAAAGCTGGAGGACGGCAATAATTCCTCATCGGGGCTGTTTCGAAGCTCCCTGAACTATTCTGCATCGCTCTTTTCCTCGTCTGAAGGCGCTGCTGTCGTGGTCTCCGCAGGAAGGAAGTCACACGCCGCTTTCCTGCCAGTGACGCCATTGGCCGGCAGCAGCGCGATCGCTTGTCAGTCAGGTCTAATTCTGTATTCAAAATTAATGGCTCCTGACAAGTGCTTCACCAGTGGCCTGGGAGACCAGAGGGAAGGTGCCACGAGGAGCCGGACcactcagcagctccagcctttcgttcctcctcctgcttggaCGGGATGGATGGTACGTCCTCGATTCCCTCGCATCGATTCGTCCAGACAAATCTGCCTAAACGGTGCATGTTAAATGATGGCACGCTCCTTTTACTGGATCTTGCCAATTctgacatccccccccccctctatcctTGAcccccttttccctccctctgttaTCTAAAATAATCTCAGGGCCTCTTTAGAATCTATTCATCTGAGCAGAAGGAAGTAGGCACTGACATtgataaaaaaaggaaaccatCTGTGCCTTGCAGGGGTAAAGAAGTGAGACAGaatgagacagaaaagaaaaagaaaggctTCAAatacccccccaacacacacacacacacacacacacacacacacacacacacacgtatgtcaATGCCATTTCAATTGAAAAGCGCAGTGGTAATTAAATTCCAGCAGGGGTTAGGGGCAACTGTGCGGCGCACTGACAGGGGGGCTGCCCTGACATAAAGATGACACAATTTAAAAGGACATGGGGGGGCAGGCAGAaaagcagggggggggggggtgacaaaTGTTGTTTATTCACATCCGCCGCCAGATCAGCGCCGCTCAATCTTGGTGACATTTAAAAGTAGAAAATGAAATGGATATTCAGACTCGGCGGCGACCTTTTCCCCCAATTCTGGGATGGCGGGCGCAGGCCCGCCGCATGTGGGGAACATTGAGCGAGGCTGCAGAGGATGAGTAATTAGGCGGAGGGAAGGTGTGTGTACGTACGCACGGGAGCGTGTTTGCATATGTGTCAGCACTAACGGGTGACTCACAGGAGgatgctgctggtgctgatTCACAGCCCAGCGCTGCTCATCTCCGACAAAGGCCAAACTCTCCTGCTGCCCACCTCTTTCCATCAGCAAAACACCATTAGTCTTGAAATCAGATGCGAGGAGTCTGATCCTTTCCACTGATTTATGTCGATTTGAACCATTGAAACCTAGGAAATGATGTTTTCAGCTTTAATTGGTCCGTGAAGCATGAGCATAAAACTGGTCCATTGAGCAGTGACTAATGATGTTTTTGAGTAGTAGCAAAGGCAGACAGACTCGACATAAAAGTGCAGGGATTAAACCAAAAAGAGTgtgatgtttacgtctaaaatgGCTGACAACTTTTCCCTCTAATGGTTATGAGATAATTTGGAACTGATGTTTAAATTGATGGCGCTTCTACACACGAGACTCTTCATCGTCTTTTAATGCAACTCTATCGCCACCTACAGGACAGAACGAAAACTGCAGGAAACACTCCGTGGGGATGCTTCATCATTAAATATCATCCTCTTTATTTTCCCCAATAATCTGTAATCTTGTTCATTTCAACATTGGTTTGGCAGTCAATCTCTGTAATGATCTCTTCCAGGAACACTCGGGTAAAAACGTTTGTTACCCCTCCTGGTTCACTCACGGTGCCCTTAATCCGCAACATTTGGACAGCTCGCTCCCGGGTCCGGCCTCGGGTTCTGGCTGAAACAGATGTGGGTTTCAGTCCCGGTTCAAAACCTCCAGAATTTCTTCCTTCACTGACACGGGAGCGTGCTGCTGCACACCTGGCCCGCCAATACTCGTTTCCCAGCAGTCAAAACCACAGTCTTTCAAGTCCTGGACCGTTGCCTGGACAACGGCAGAGCTGGTCTCTACAAGACAAAACCATAAATAACACGTCATGTTGGGCTGCTTTTATATTTATACAGTTCAGGACAAGCACAAAACCTCAGCCTGCAGCGTAAACCAGCCCCAACTCCTACAATACAACGCTGCATTTTAACCAGTTGACCAGCGGCTGCCATGATTTCCTGTCCTCAGTTCAAAGGCCAGTATTGGTTTTCACCTCTTCTGTCCACATTTTTGTCTTAGTTTGCGCCAACAAATTGATTTTTCCGTTCCTTTACACCGCTGTCGGCCTGTCACCAAAGACGCATCAATGTTCAACTCTATTTTTCAAAGGTTAGCAGGTAAAATGCGCTCCAATATTTGCTaccaggggtgtgtgtgtgtgtgtgcgtgtgtgtgtgtgtgtgtgtggagggggttGCATTTGCTGGGCGGTACCTGGCCTCAGGAGAGTGATGccacagcctcctcctcctgcgcctGTTAGCTTGCTGTGAAGCCCTTTTGCTAGCGTGACCCGGCACAGAGTGTCGAGGGCGGGGTGTCCCACACCCATCACATTCAGATGGTGCTGGTTGATGTCAAAGAGCTCCTACAAATGTTCACACGACTGTTACAAAGGCCAGCTGCTATTGCTGCTCCAGATCAACTGCACAGTATTTAAGCCTTGTTAACCCAACAGATGAAATAACTCATTTCCATTTTGTACCTCTAGAGCATTGTAGTGTTCTCCTGTGATGGGTTCACTTGTCATCTCAGACAAAACCTTCTCACACGTGCATGAAATGGCATCAACTGAATCCAACACTGGAGCCATGATAGAAGGAAACTGCAACAGAGCCAAAAAAAGTCATTACTTTAGTTTTTCTGAGCTCTTTGTGATCCACAAGTTCACAGGTTTGATTAGACGGGGGAGGACTGGGCTGACCATGACATcaccacaaacatctgctgcagctctacaGTTCGCTCAAGGTTTAATATCTCATGAAGGCATGCGATGCTTGAGGACCTGCCGTGCACAATCACTACCTATTATATTAATTACTCTGTCAAGAAATAAAACACAGGCGCGAGGAGGCCATTCAGTACCTTGTTAATCTTGTCCTTCACCCTGGAAACGAGCACCTTGGTGCTGCGAGGTACTTTGGTGTTGGTGAGGAGGATTCTTAATAGCGGCACCCTGCACACAGCAGACAGCTCAGAGTTCAGACGTGTGGATTGTGGCGGTGGCATGTGTGTCGACTCAAATAAAAAGTGGTAATGATCGGTGTCAGGACCTGCTCAGGGGGATTATCTTCCCAGCCAGGAACCTCAACATGCCTCCTACACAGAGCAAAACTCATTAACTAGATAATTATCAAACGATAAGACGAGTGGGAACACTTCAGTGATGCCATCTCTTCTGTGTTGAGGTATAGGAGCAGATATACAGCAACATACGCAGGAGCGTTTCAGGACCCACCCCATGTTCCTACGGCGTTGTCGACTCCTGAAGGATTGCCGTGGATGATCATCTCTCCTTGGAAAGCCCAGCTGTttatcagctccagctcctcctgacaCCACCTGAGGTCATTCATGAATAATAGCTGTTTTAGATGTTCTTAACGTACCGAGCTCTCATTATCTGAGGGGGAAATTGTTGAAACATTTGATTTAGTCAGACACTCTTGGTTGTTGTGACATATTGTGTTACCGCGCTAGCCAGAAAACCCTCAAAAAagtgcatctgctgctgctcaatcACCCTGACCCAGACTTAAAGATGAAACTGCAGCCAGTGTAAACTCATGATTTATAATTTTAATAACCCACTAGAATGGTTAAACTGCCATATTGTCTTTGGATTGTGCTTCTCATTAgatgttattaaaaacaaaaatcatccTGAGGAAAAACGCAGAGCACAATTCATAATTAAGTGACGGCACCAACTAATGAGCAACTAATTATCCTTACAGATGTTACACCACACCAGAAAACACTGAATTGctccaaagaaacaaaaacccaaaacccaaGTGAAGAAACGTTGTGGCATCTGGCTGAACCAGAACGTTCTTTACTCCACTCCTGGTACCTGGCTGTGTGATCCCAGTCGTTGAGGGGGCTGGAAATGGCTCCGCTGGCACAGAGCAGAGCCGCGGCTAAACACACGGAGTAGGCGGCGCTGGACCCCAGACCCGCTCCGGTGGGCAGCTCCGACCACACGGACACGGTCAGGCTGGGCAGCTCCCTGACAGAGAAGAGCACAACAACACCGAGAGGACAGAAACGCAGTCACATTACAGGTCAACCCTTAAACGCCTGCTTTAAATACTGTTGATGAGCATTATTTACAGGTGTGGGACCCAGAGAGCACCTTGCAGTAATATTACCTGCTACAACTGCAGTTCACATCTAAAAAGAGTGTTAAGTTTGACAGCACGTCGCTGAGAATCTGCGGAGGAATACTGCTGATTAATTGTCTGCTTCTGTTCTCCAAGGATGAAAACAGATTGAGAGATGTTAACGGCTGCTGCGTGGCTCAGGTCCAGGCTCTCATTAGCTGCCGTCCTGTCAGAACCCATCACCTCTCTCGGACCCAGTAGAATTGTGTCAGCGCTGATTAATGTTCCGGGGGAGCTCTCCCGCTCACGGCTGCCAGCTTCTCCAGAACTAACAtccaatatttctgtttttaaaaatctcccTTTAAGGCTCAAATGCACAAAGAGCAAAAGGCTCCCGGGTTTAGTCAATCGCCCCTTTTCCACCAATTTTTCCAGGTACTTTGGTTCCCAGGAATATATTAACATATTAATTCTTCAATTCTTTTTATATACCGCTCACCCCTAAGGGATTCcaggggatttaaaaaaaatctgctgacTAGGCACTTTTTTCGGGTGAAAATTTAAATGTAATGTTTTGGGTTGCGTGCGTTTAGAAGAATTAAGTGTGACCTCAATGTCGACGTGAACGTGTGACCTTTTTTGATCTACAGCTTGGGTTCTCAGCATTGTCGCTCCTTCTTACCCACACCATCAAAATAAACTTAATGATTACATTAAAACTGTGCACAAAAAGGCACATCCTTACCCTGACCCAAACACTGATAGGTAGAGGTAGAGGAAGGATAAAGTAGCCATCTGGGAAGTATTTAGGTTGCCGTTGGTTACGCCAACAAATTCACGCAGTCTTCTCACAAGGTCGGGATCCAAAAGTTTCAGCTCATCCCTTCTCCCTGTTCCAATGATTACAGCACACACAATCCACGTCAGAAACCCACGATGCGGAAACATCGGTGACAGCAAAAGGATAAAAGTACCACATATGGTATAAAAACTGTCCCGTTGAGGCTGAAGGGATGAATCGGTGTATGCTGTCCTTTACCGCTGACAGGAGGGATAACGTGCTTCAGTTCTGACAGATCCCAACTGAGAAACGTGTCAATGTTCGGAAGGTTGACACAAAGGTTTCCACCGGTGGTGGCCTTCAGACACAGATATGATCTCAGGTTCAAGCTCACAGCAAGAGCCACCTGTAGGGGAGCAAGCAAGGACAAAATCAACCCAACAGACGTCAACCAGACATGCAGCAGAGATGCTTACGGGGCTCAGGCTGCATGGAAGTCTAGACTCATGCATATTGTCGGTATGTGACATTTTCGTTCAAGTTGACCATTTTAAACACAGAATTCGAGGTTACCTTTCCGTGTACGACTGCATGTTCTCCGTGCAGAATCGCCTTCCCCGGGGCAGACACGAGTACGTCCCTGACTTGCATTTCGGACAGCTTAGAGTGCCAATCAGGTTCAGGCTCGACAGCCTTTCGTGTTCAACTTGACAGAGACAATATTATTATCCGCTAGCTTGGTTTAGGGACAGGTAATCCTTTAAAGTGGCCACAATCGTTTCTAGAGTCTTCCTTCCGATTCCGTGATTGAACGCCGGGATTTATCCAAAACCTGTCCTACAACTGCAAGAAGTTGCTCAGTATGAACTTGAAATTTCTAACATTAAACCCATGTTAAAAGTACGTCTTCCTCCCAGTTGACACGACAAACATGGGCTAGAGTTCCAGCGTCCAATCAGCGTCCAGTGCGGTTGAGCATATGTTCAATTGTCCAATCAGCGTCCAGTGCGGTTGAGCATATGTTCATTCGTCCAATCAGCGTCCGAATCACTCCATCGACGCGATGAGTATCCAATCGTGCGATTAACGCCCCTGAACTACGGAAACTCGGAGGgacaaaaagaaccaaaaagttgttttgctaAAAGCTATTGGCGAGACTTTAGCCTATAATGGCATCGTTTACAGTCAAATCTGCTCAATTATGTTGTCTTGCAAACGCAGTCAGGCTCTTAAATGTGCATCGAACAAAGACAACATGGTGCTCGATCAGGAGGTAGATGAATATCTGTATTAATCATCCTAAAATAAAATCAGTAGCTTTCGCAGCTGTCGTTCGTGAAACTATCATTGTATGTACCTAGCTACTATAActgctttaaaaacacagatttcGGGGTTGTGTGTACAATTATTTAAAATCAGAACGTTATGGTAAGTCCTTCTCTTGTTATTGCCTCTTTTGCAACAGTTACGTCACTGAAGGAGAGAACAGGATCCCCAAAATATACACCAAAACTGGAGACAAaggtctttctttctttctttctttctttctttcttagttGAAAGAGGCAAGTTAGTCCATGCAGTTTAATTGAAAGTCTTCGCATATTGTTTTATGAATTACTATCATGAAAAGTTCAGAATTCGCCAGCAAACATTCACCTTTATTTGCAGCACCAGCTAACTCGTTTCTCCACTTTATAGGTGTTTCCAGCACTTTTACAGGAGAAAGAAGGCCTAAAGAGGATCATATTTTTGAAGCCTTGGGAAATACAGATGAACTGTCATCGGCTATAGGGTAAAATCCAGTGTTTTATGCCACGATTTAGTAAATATCATCAGAAAATCCGCTTTACAATCGTCCTTACTGAGTGATTCATGTTGCAGCTTAGCCAGAGAGTTTTGCCTCGACAGTGGTCACACATTCACAGATCAGCTGGACAGGGTAGGACTTTACTGTTGCATGTTTAACCTAAACCCTGCATGGCATTTAGGCTACCCACATTGGAAACATGTAGTTGACATGCTTGTTTTCTTAATTACAGATTCAATGCATTTTACTAGACATTGGTTCCAATATTGCCACCCCACGCTCGTCTGCAAGAGAAAGTCACATGcgtatgcatttttttttatcacatcaACAGCAAAAAAGTATTAGTAAAACAGCAGAGAGTTTGGAgttatttgttttgttctgtttttgaaAGAGAGAACAAGACTCACTGCTCAGCCGACTGCAGACTTGGAAACCTGGATCGACAGATTTACAGTGGAACTCCCACCGCTGACCAACTTCATCATTCCTGTGAGTGATTGGGCCAGGTGCTGAATGCAGACGTTGCAGACATTGTAAGACCAGGATGCACAGCAGATTCAATCATTCCCAAAAgatctgtgtgtctctgtcatAACTTTGTTGGGAATCCTAACTTTGTAACAATGACCTCCAGTTTGAGGCGTCGTGTGTGTCTAACATAAACTGTGTCTATCTGCACACTTAGAGGTTGGACAGTATCAGTCTCTCTGTCAGCAGTTTCTGATTTCTGTCTCAGTCAGGAGGAAAGAGCAGCGCAGCTCTACACTTTGCACGGACAGTGTGTCGGAGAGCAGAGCGAAGGTCTGTGGCATCATGTTTCCGGTTTTGTAAAATAAAGGGACGGTTTAAAGGGTTTTATCCCCCCCCAACAGATGCTttggttttcctgtttttacagtgttgttCCAATTGTGCGGTCGGGAGAGGCAGATCCAGAAGTAGCCAAATTTTTGAACAGGTGACTTTAGTTCCTGTGAATAACTGAAAACACGAGGTCTGGGCTTCATACATTTGATGCATTTCCCACTGTTTTTCCTCAGATTGAGCGACTACCTCTTCACTGTGGCCAGATATGCAGCCATGAAAGAGGGCCGAGAAGAAAAGATCTACAAAAAGACCTAGTAACCACATTTATATGAAGCACGAGTCTGACTTTGTTTCATCGTCAGTGTGTGGGGAATGTGTACGGACTGTAAATGCATTCATCCATATGAGAAAGCGTTTATTTCAGCAGCATGAAAATATTGGAAACATTAAACTTCTGTCAGGCTTAACAAAAGAGTCTTATTCTTTGCACACATACAGTCCTAATAGTGGAGCTGAATTATTCCTCTTTTCCTGTATTAGCTGTATATGTATATGCAAAACTTTAGCACAGCTTTTGTTCCCACAGTCAAAGGATGTGGCACCAGCCTTGACTCTTGTGGGACAGAGTGCTCGCCCACATCATGAGGGACAGATTGCGGTCCTCATACGGAGGATATCTCAGGTAGGTTATACACTCGAAGCGTGTGCTCCTAAGCAGGCAGGATTTCCTGTGAGAGAAGGTGTCAAAGCTCTGGCGGCCGTGGTAAGAGCCCATCCCACTGGGACCTGTCAAAGGCATCAGGAGAGAGGCGTTCGTTAACTTTTAATGATTGAGGTTTGCCCGCCCTTACATTTACCACCAACGTACCGACACCCCCGAACGGCAGAGCCACCATCAGGCTCTGCAGGATGCTGTCATTGGAGCAAAAGCTTCCACTGGAGGTCTCATTCATTAGTCTGGAAATGACCTGTCAGACAGACCGAGACCAGAACGCAAATGAGCCAAACTGGGTTCCCACCGACTGCGGTCTTATCAATCTTGTTACCTTGCTGTTGTCGGAATACGCGTAAACACAGAGGGGCTTCTCTTGCTTATTAATGAAGGTGATCGCTTCATCCAAAGAGTTCACGGCCATCACGGGAAGAACAGGGCCCAACACATCCTTCTGCATGATGGGATCGGTTTCTGTCACGTCCGTCAGAACGGTGGGTGCTTCGcacagagggggggggaaagCTTTTCAACTGCATCACATCTGAGCCGTGATGCTGCAGCGACTCCCCCACCCGTGCTTACCGATGTATTTCTCTGCTTCTATCACTTGTCCACCCACAGCCACCTTGCCAGACCTCCACAGCAGGTCCTTAGTACGGTTAAAGAGCTCCAGATTGACCATGCGGCCGTAGCTGCGCGACTCTGCTGGATCGGAACCGTAGAACTGCATCACGCAGCACTTCAGAGCCTGCACGAGGCGTGCCTTGACGTCGGCGTGGCACAAGACGTAGTCGGGAGCCACCAGACTCTGTCCGGCGTTGTGGAAACGGGCCCAAGCGATGCGCTGAGCGGCAGTGGTGATTTCGCATTGCTCATCAACATAACAGGGGTTCTTTGACCCCAAAACAAGAGTGACAGGTGTGATGGTTCGAGACGCCGCCTGAGCGATCCTGCTCCCCTCTTCCTTGCTTCCTTGACATCGAGAGACAAAAATGTCATTGACGCCAGAACTCTAAAAGCAAGTTTTAGATTTGAATTTAAAAGTTACCTGTGAAGAAGACATGGTCAAATTTAAGGTCCACAATTTCGGGCAAATCATTTGTGCCGGCAAGAATCACATGAAAGCATTCCTTGAGCAACAAAGAGCAAAGCCACGGTTTTTTCAACCCAAATTCCCAACAATAAAGATCCCGAACCTTCCAATCATTCCCTGTGAACTCCTTACATTATCCAGGTAAAAAGGAATCAGGCGGTGGAGGAGTTCTGCGGTGTGAGCGCTGCACTCAGAGGGGCTGATGATGGCACAGTTCCCtaacaaagaaagcaaaaacaTGCATGTCTGGTGCACAAACATGGCCAAAAACCAGCTTATTCTGCTGAGGTCCTGCACATCACCTGCTGCAATAGCCCCCACCAGTGGCACCAGGCAGAGTTGGATGGGACTGCACCAGCTCCCCATGATGAACACCAGCCCGAGAGGCTCGCTGACCACCTGACACTCGTCCAGAGAGGTGGACTGCTCCGGCCAAAGAGAAAGCACAGCACAGCCTGCTACATTCTCGGAAAACTCTAATCTTCTTTGGCAGAACAATGCTGTGGTCTGTTGCAGCCGGACGGAATGTTTGAAATCCAATTTATGAATAATCGCAAAAATATGGAGGTGTTTTTGTTGCCTCACCAAGTTTCTTTCTACGCGCTGCGGCTGCATCCACTTCCTCAGGTTGTTGACGGCATAAAGCGCCTCGTTCTTGACAAGAATCAGCTCCGACACGATGGTCTCAAACCGCGGCTGGAGCAGAGACAAATGCGTCAGGAACCAGCTCTGCGGGGTGGATCGAACCGATCCCTACCTCCCCCAATCCTCACCTTATGAAGGTCTCTCCCGAGAGCGTCTACAAAGTCGCACTGGTGCTCCTCCAACATCTGAACCATGGCCTCCAGCTGTGCCAGCCTGAAACTCTCTGTGAGGGTGCGTCCGGTCCGGAAGGCTGTCCTGGCCCTCGTTATCAGATCCTTACACTCCACCGGGTACGTTTTCAAACACGGCTCCCCCAGTCGGGTCCTGAAAAGACACATCAGCGGATCATCGACCAAGACACCccccaaaaacaaaagcaaaggcCGTACCTCCTGCAGGTGATGCGGCCATTCCTCTGACAGGCCTGACATGCCCTGAATTTTCGACTCATGCCTTCAATCACTGCCTTTCTGCAGTTAAATGAGCTTTTATGTCTCTGCACATCTGAGTAAAAGCCCCAGAGGCAGGGGGAAAATGAAAATCCTATCAACTCCGGCCAATCAGGTGACAGTCATAAACAAACTAATCATCTTAGACCCAGCTCCTGGAGAAGGAGGAAAGATCAACTGGTCAGCAACAATCAAGTCAAGGTTGTTTATTTTCCAAGTTGACGCCTCTCTTGACATTTGGCCTCAACACCTGCTCAGAATTTCAAGGACATCTTTTCCTCGCGATCAGTAATCCATGCATATATAGCGCggattaaaagattaaaaattGATCAAATCTCCCACGAACACGTACAGGTGAGGTCAGAAATACCTTCGCAGGGTTTTGAACCATCGGCCCGGTGAAGGACTCGGAGGAGCGCTCATGGCTGGACCGGGTCAGAACCGCCGAGCGAGAACAATGCGCGGCGTGAGTCAGGCGTGCGCGTTTACCACCATTATAATCCGCCCCGCAGATTACTGAGACAAAGCGGAGCTTTTCCTCGCCCGGTTGATGTCGACACGTGATTAGAATAAGCTCAATTAAATGTCACAACGTGGGAAATGCCGCCTGCCAGGGCCACCAATTCAGAACAATACTGGTCTGCATAATTTAAGGTCGCATGGAtttaaaaaggggaaaaaagtcacCTGAGGCACATTGTGTCGCAGCCCAAATGAGTTGAGACAAACATCCAGCTGAATTAGTTTATTTGCTGGAGAAGAATGTTGTtcaatcaccatcatcagcacAATGTGTAACATTTAACAGCCCAACAGTCCTCCACTGACATCATTTAAAACAGATGAGCGACCTCATCGGACAAGACAGACAAGATTCTGAGGTATCCTTAGTCCCTCCTGCAGGTCTGCTCCATTTTGACTGAATATATTAAAAAGGAGCAGAACTCTAAAAAGCCTTAAATCTCTTTTCCTCATGAGGTATACACCACATACCTGTACATACACTTATACCTTACTTTGCATAATAACATACTTCATAAAGACTTTTCTTTGACTCTCCTGCACTTTAAGTCTTCTCCCTGGTTGCTTAAGTCTTTGAAACACTCGACGGATCCCTGTGGAAATCAGTTTTTAGGCAGATCCCCCCTCATATGCATCCACAGTAGAGCGGTGTGCAACCTTCCTCCATTCAACAGGCTGTCGACCCGAGCAGTCACATTTGGTTGGGGAACCCGTCTATGACATCATGTTCcgaggtttatttttaaacctcGAGTACTTTTCCAAATGGCTTCGGAGGTCCGTGGAGGTTGGAGAGCGTGTAGAAAAAGCCCTCCTTGGTCGCAGTCGGTGTTGCAGTGGTGTTTGACTGCTTGAATTGTTGCACTTTGCCATTATTCAAAGAGAATAAAATGGGGGCACAGAGCCCCTTGTTTTGCtatggcttttttccccccatttttgtGGATACTGGTTAAAGTCTGATGTTTGAGAGCAGTTCTGGCATTATATGAGGCACTCGGCGTTATTCAAAAGCGTAGTGAGAAATTTCTATACAGAAACGTACACCGATGATTGACCGTCTTTTTGAAGGAGTGAGGTCAAGCACGAATGTGTGGCAACAACTGCTATGGAGTGATTTACCCAGTAGATGTGGCAAACTGATGCAACATGATCAGTTTTGGTTTAATTAAGTCAAATCCCACAGAAAGGACACTAGCCAGGGATTTACAGGTCTCTCAGATTGCAGCCACGTCTTTCTGGGGGAGGACTGACACCAGGTCAGAATGGTTCCAGTTGAAAATGGGACACTAATGTAATATCACAGAACGCCTGTGTTACGTGACTCCTCCATGGTCGAGGGTGAACATAAGACTGATTTCGCTTCCACGTATAAAAGATGCATTAAGTTCAGCAA is part of the Takifugu rubripes chromosome 21, fTakRub1.2, whole genome shotgun sequence genome and encodes:
- the aldh3b4 gene encoding aldehyde dehydrogenase family 3 member B1 isoform X3, yielding MFVSTHLGCDTMCLRTRLGEPCLKTYPVECKDLITRARTAFRTGRTLTESFRLAQLEAMVQMLEEHQCDFVDALGRDLHKPRFETIVSELILVKNEALYAVNNLRKWMQPQRVERNLSTSLDECQVVSEPLGLVFIMGSWCSPIQLCLVPLVGAIAAGNCAIISPSECSAHTAELLHRLIPFYLDNECFHVILAGTNDLPEIVDLKFDHVFFTGSKEEGSRIAQAASRTITPVTLVLGSKNPCYVDEQCEITTAAQRIAWARFHNAGQSLVAPDYVLCHADVKARLVQALKCCVMQFYGSDPAESRSYGRMVNLELFNRTKDLLWRSGKVAVGGQVIEAEKYIAPTVLTDVTETDPIMQKDVLGPVLPVMAVNSLDEAITFINKQEKPLCVYAYSDNSKVISRLMNETSSGSFCSNDSILQSLMVALPFGGVGPSGMGSYHGRQSFDTFSHRKSCLLRSTRFECITYLRYPPYEDRNLSLMMWASTLSHKSQGWCHIL
- the aldh3b4 gene encoding aldehyde dehydrogenase family 3 member B1 isoform X1, with amino-acid sequence MSRKFRACQACQRNGRITCRRTRLGEPCLKTYPVECKDLITRARTAFRTGRTLTESFRLAQLEAMVQMLEEHQCDFVDALGRDLHKPRFETIVSELILVKNEALYAVNNLRKWMQPQRVERNLSTSLDECQVVSEPLGLVFIMGSWCSPIQLCLVPLVGAIAAGNCAIISPSECSAHTAELLHRLIPFYLDNECFHVILAGTNDLPEIVDLKFDHVFFTGSKEEGSRIAQAASRTITPVTLVLGSKNPCYVDEQCEITTAAQRIAWARFHNAGQSLVAPDYVLCHADVKARLVQALKCCVMQFYGSDPAESRSYGRMVNLELFNRTKDLLWRSGKVAVGGQVIEAEKYIAPTVLTDVTETDPIMQKDVLGPVLPVMAVNSLDEAITFINKQEKPLCVYAYSDNSKVISRLMNETSSGSFCSNDSILQSLMVALPFGGVGPSGMGSYHGRQSFDTFSHRKSCLLRSTRFECITYLRYPPYEDRNLSLMMWASTLSHKSQGWCHIL
- the aldh3b4 gene encoding aldehyde dehydrogenase family 3 member B1 isoform X2, producing the protein MSAPPSPSPGRWFKTLRRTRLGEPCLKTYPVECKDLITRARTAFRTGRTLTESFRLAQLEAMVQMLEEHQCDFVDALGRDLHKPRFETIVSELILVKNEALYAVNNLRKWMQPQRVERNLSTSLDECQVVSEPLGLVFIMGSWCSPIQLCLVPLVGAIAAGNCAIISPSECSAHTAELLHRLIPFYLDNECFHVILAGTNDLPEIVDLKFDHVFFTGSKEEGSRIAQAASRTITPVTLVLGSKNPCYVDEQCEITTAAQRIAWARFHNAGQSLVAPDYVLCHADVKARLVQALKCCVMQFYGSDPAESRSYGRMVNLELFNRTKDLLWRSGKVAVGGQVIEAEKYIAPTVLTDVTETDPIMQKDVLGPVLPVMAVNSLDEAITFINKQEKPLCVYAYSDNSKVISRLMNETSSGSFCSNDSILQSLMVALPFGGVGPSGMGSYHGRQSFDTFSHRKSCLLRSTRFECITYLRYPPYEDRNLSLMMWASTLSHKSQGWCHIL